One genomic segment of Vulcanisaeta thermophila includes these proteins:
- a CDS encoding aspartate aminotransferase family protein: MELGDRVRDLLIKYGKIYEERTPKSREFLNRARKVLPGGTTYQIRYYRPYPVYITKALGTRVWDLDGNSYVDYWMGHGTHILGHSPDVVINAVAEAMREGTHLGYANTLEVEYAELLTRVIPNVDMVRFSNSGTEANMYAVRLARAYTGRRYIVKMEGGWHGGYDGLHVGVNPPFEGPESLGLPEEHIKYTLVVPFNDLNALETALRTHDVAAVIMEPVLGSGGCITPEPGYLKGVRELVDRYGSLLILDEVITGFRLALGGGQEFFNVKADIVTLGKIVGGGMPGAGAIASRQEIMDYLDQIKRPSARSRSFHGGTFTGNRVTLTAGYALISYLNQHRSLYDEFNSLWNDIRKDLDRACEDHDRICWVTGAGSMVGIHFTRRRPTNARIAFMERINEEIYELAHLYMRVNGILYMTEHMLHLLPSMKHTREEARQLVESLENLLSEVTGK; this comes from the coding sequence ATGGAACTGGGCGATAGAGTCAGGGACTTATTGATAAAATACGGTAAGATCTATGAGGAGAGGACCCCGAAGTCGAGGGAATTCCTCAATAGGGCCCGTAAGGTCCTCCCTGGGGGCACAACGTACCAAATTAGGTACTATAGACCGTACCCAGTATACATCACTAAAGCCCTTGGGACCAGGGTTTGGGACCTGGACGGTAACTCATACGTTGATTACTGGATGGGGCATGGAACCCACATCCTGGGGCACAGCCCTGACGTCGTGATTAACGCAGTGGCGGAGGCCATGAGGGAGGGCACTCACCTGGGCTATGCCAATACCCTTGAAGTAGAGTATGCGGAGCTTCTCACTAGGGTGATTCCTAACGTGGACATGGTGAGGTTCTCCAACAGCGGGACCGAGGCCAATATGTACGCCGTCAGGTTGGCCAGGGCCTACACGGGCCGTAGGTACATTGTCAAGATGGAGGGTGGTTGGCATGGTGGTTATGACGGGCTTCACGTGGGTGTCAACCCACCATTCGAGGGCCCAGAGAGCCTTGGCCTACCCGAGGAACACATAAAGTACACACTGGTGGTCCCATTCAACGATCTAAACGCCCTCGAGACAGCCCTGAGAACCCATGACGTGGCTGCCGTGATAATGGAGCCCGTACTCGGATCGGGCGGTTGCATAACCCCCGAGCCCGGTTATTTAAAGGGCGTTAGGGAGCTTGTTGATAGGTACGGCTCATTACTAATACTTGATGAGGTAATCACGGGGTTTAGACTGGCCCTTGGTGGTGGTCAGGAGTTCTTTAACGTAAAGGCTGACATAGTAACCCTCGGGAAGATAGTGGGTGGTGGAATGCCGGGCGCCGGCGCCATAGCCTCTAGGCAGGAGATAATGGATTACCTGGACCAGATAAAAAGACCCAGCGCCAGGTCCCGCAGCTTCCACGGGGGCACATTCACGGGCAATAGGGTCACGCTAACCGCTGGTTACGCATTAATTAGTTACCTGAACCAGCACAGGTCCCTCTACGATGAATTCAATTCCCTATGGAACGACATAAGGAAGGACCTGGACAGGGCCTGTGAGGACCACGACAGGATCTGCTGGGTCACAGGGGCCGGGAGCATGGTTGGTATACACTTCACAAGGAGAAGGCCCACAAACGCCAGGATAGCATTCATGGAGAGGATAAACGAGGAAATTTATGAATTGGCACACCTATACATGAGAGTCAACGGCATCCTCTACATGACCGAGCACATGCTCCACCTACTACCATCCATGAAACACACGAGGGAGGAGGCGAGGCAACTCGTTGAATCCCTAGAAAACCTACTCAGCGAGGTCACTGGTAAGTAA
- the pheS gene encoding phenylalanine--tRNA ligase subunit alpha — MASNELVLPQQQYEILRVLMDSGSSTVDDVAAKLNVNPNSLMRSIAELEGKGLLVTSKRVVKIYELTEEGKRYVERGLPELRLIRLLTRCGCNVNIRDVESRAREYGIEISQHEVNFALSALGRAGIVRVERGTINLVRAEGVNDVERRQEVLNSLINAKTEDEVSNVLSIIQEFVKRGLVRVRERSLLLLSLTDNAREALVKGLIRGGEVITALTPELIMSGAWRNAVIKKFDLSVQPPQTPLVTKHFLAEFIKFVKEVFISLGFEEEWGPHVETEFWNFDALFQAQDHPAREIHDTYFLKYPSQGKLPDGDLVNRVARTHEDGWVTGSLGWGYRWDPGRAARLVLRTQTTAVSVRALYRRGDGEYRVFTIDRVFRPEVLDQRHSMEFHQADGIVVGEGLSFKHLLGILEALARGMGLRKVMFKPAYFPFTSPSAEGYAYHERLGWIEFVGSGIFRPEVVMPLGIRKSRVLAFGMGLDRIAMILMGIDDIRELFTRDVGTITRHWRSFTTFLLNRGVLNP, encoded by the coding sequence ATGGCAAGTAACGAATTGGTACTGCCCCAGCAGCAGTATGAGATTTTAAGGGTATTGATGGATTCGGGGTCATCCACCGTGGATGACGTGGCGGCTAAATTGAATGTCAACCCCAACTCCCTCATGAGGAGTATTGCGGAGCTTGAGGGTAAAGGGTTACTGGTTACGAGTAAGAGGGTTGTTAAGATTTATGAGTTAACCGAGGAGGGGAAGAGGTACGTCGAGAGGGGCCTCCCTGAACTACGATTAATAAGGCTCCTAACCAGGTGCGGGTGTAATGTTAATATCAGGGATGTGGAGTCCAGGGCCAGAGAGTATGGAATCGAGATAAGCCAGCACGAGGTTAACTTCGCATTATCAGCACTGGGTAGGGCAGGTATTGTTAGGGTGGAGCGTGGGACAATAAACCTGGTAAGGGCCGAGGGGGTTAATGATGTGGAGAGGAGGCAGGAGGTCCTAAACTCCCTAATCAACGCCAAGACCGAGGATGAGGTCAGTAATGTGTTGAGTATAATCCAGGAGTTCGTTAAGAGGGGATTGGTGAGGGTTAGGGAGAGGTCACTACTGCTTTTGTCACTGACGGATAATGCCCGGGAGGCCCTCGTTAAGGGTTTGATAAGGGGTGGTGAGGTCATCACGGCATTAACCCCCGAGTTAATAATGAGCGGTGCGTGGAGGAACGCGGTCATTAAGAAGTTCGACTTATCGGTACAACCACCACAGACACCCCTCGTTACTAAGCACTTCCTGGCTGAGTTTATCAAGTTCGTTAAGGAGGTCTTCATATCCCTGGGCTTTGAGGAGGAGTGGGGTCCCCATGTGGAGACTGAGTTTTGGAACTTCGATGCATTATTCCAAGCCCAGGATCACCCGGCCAGGGAGATTCACGACACATACTTCCTAAAGTACCCATCCCAAGGCAAACTCCCAGATGGGGATTTGGTCAATCGTGTCGCTAGGACACACGAGGATGGTTGGGTAACGGGGTCCCTGGGGTGGGGCTACAGGTGGGACCCTGGTAGGGCCGCGAGGCTTGTGCTTAGGACGCAGACCACGGCAGTCTCAGTCAGGGCATTGTATAGGCGTGGTGATGGGGAGTACAGGGTATTCACGATAGACAGGGTATTCAGACCCGAGGTCCTGGACCAGAGGCACTCCATGGAGTTCCACCAGGCCGACGGTATAGTGGTTGGTGAGGGGCTCAGCTTCAAGCACCTGCTTGGGATACTCGAGGCCCTGGCCAGGGGCATGGGGCTCAGGAAGGTCATGTTCAAACCAGCCTACTTCCCATTCACAAGCCCCTCGGCAGAGGGTTACGCGTACCATGAGAGGCTTGGTTGGATTGAGTTCGTGGGGTCCGGAATATTTAGGCCCGAGGTTGTTATGCCCCTGGGGATTAGGAAATCCAGGGTGCTCGCCTTCGGCATGGGCCTTGACAGGATCGCCATGATACTCATGGGAATTGACGACATAAGGGAGTTATTCACCAGAGATGTGGGTACAATAACGAGGCACTGGCGCTCCTTCACCACATTCCTCCTAAACCGCGGCGTCCTCAATCCCTGA
- a CDS encoding SDR family oxidoreductase, which translates to MIVLVTGVSSSPGFKTALEMRKEFTVIGTYNDHPVSIEGVEVVKADLTKEPGGLVDNYRPDVIIHIAGIGNVDLCEEDPGLCYRVNTVATRELLRAGYRVGAALYYLSTDYVFDGNRGLYTEDDIPRPINYYGMTKLMGEEAARALGAGIVRVAWIYGVGPGRVNFGKTVVDKLSRGEVVTAIVDQYSSPTLNTIIGMAFLRLVKSRFTGVIHVVGPRMSRYEFARAIARYFGFNEDLIKPIKLSDVNYRAPRPRDSSLSNVKAVELLGLPLNDINYALELFKRDLGR; encoded by the coding sequence ATGATTGTTTTGGTTACTGGTGTTAGCTCCTCGCCTGGGTTTAAAACGGCCCTCGAAATGAGGAAAGAGTTCACAGTAATCGGTACCTATAATGATCACCCCGTGAGCATTGAGGGTGTTGAGGTTGTTAAGGCAGACCTCACCAAGGAGCCTGGTGGGTTGGTTGATAATTACAGGCCTGATGTCATAATCCACATTGCGGGTATTGGCAATGTGGACCTGTGCGAGGAGGATCCTGGGCTTTGTTATAGGGTTAATACCGTGGCCACTCGTGAACTACTAAGGGCTGGTTATAGGGTTGGTGCCGCACTTTATTACCTATCCACGGACTACGTATTCGATGGCAATAGGGGCCTCTACACCGAGGATGACATCCCAAGGCCCATTAATTACTACGGCATGACCAAACTAATGGGTGAGGAGGCCGCGAGAGCCCTGGGCGCTGGCATAGTCAGGGTTGCCTGGATCTACGGTGTTGGCCCGGGCAGGGTTAATTTCGGGAAGACTGTGGTGGATAAGTTGAGCAGGGGTGAGGTGGTAACGGCAATTGTGGATCAATACTCATCACCAACACTCAATACGATAATTGGAATGGCGTTCTTAAGGCTCGTTAAGTCCAGATTTACGGGTGTTATTCACGTGGTTGGGCCCAGGATGAGTAGGTATGAGTTTGCGAGGGCCATAGCGAGGTACTTCGGGTTTAATGAGGATTTGATCAAGCCCATTAAGCTCTCTGACGTTAATTACAGGGCACCAAGGCCCAGGGACAGTAGCCTCTCCAATGTAAAGGCCGTGGAACTACTGGGTTTGCCTCTGAATGACATTAACTATGCCCTGGAATTATTCAAGAGGGACCTGGGTAGATAA
- a CDS encoding glucose 1-dehydrogenase gives MGRFDGRVVLVTGGTRGIGRAIAEAFLREGARVAVTYVSSEDRARELEKLGILAIRADVSNRDEVRRAVELVRERLGDLSILVNNAGVMYLMPFEDYDEGKFDMMWRVNVKGIIYTTLEALPQLRRTRGVIINIASNAGIGTALEGTTYYAITKSAVIILTKRLAYELGKYGIRVNAIAPGWVETDMTTAGRSPEDVERTKALIRSRTMLSTTGVPSDIAGAVLFLASDDARYITGQVLLVDGGRVDYLTHGV, from the coding sequence ATGGGTAGGTTTGATGGGAGGGTAGTCCTGGTGACAGGAGGCACCCGAGGAATTGGCAGGGCCATTGCGGAGGCCTTCCTAAGGGAGGGGGCCAGAGTGGCCGTCACCTACGTGAGCAGTGAGGACAGGGCTAGGGAGCTCGAGAAACTGGGCATACTTGCCATTAGGGCCGATGTTTCCAATAGGGATGAGGTGAGGAGGGCCGTGGAGTTGGTTAGGGAGAGGCTTGGTGACTTGAGCATCCTGGTCAATAATGCCGGTGTTATGTACCTAATGCCCTTTGAGGATTACGATGAGGGGAAGTTCGACATGATGTGGAGGGTCAATGTTAAGGGCATAATATACACGACGCTGGAGGCACTGCCGCAGTTGAGGAGGACCAGGGGCGTTATTATAAACATAGCCTCCAATGCTGGCATTGGCACGGCCCTCGAGGGGACGACGTACTACGCAATAACCAAGTCAGCCGTCATAATACTAACCAAGAGGTTGGCTTATGAACTTGGTAAGTATGGAATAAGGGTTAATGCCATAGCCCCTGGTTGGGTTGAAACGGACATGACGACGGCGGGGAGGAGCCCCGAGGATGTAGAGAGGACAAAGGCCCTCATTAGGTCAAGGACCATGTTAAGCACCACAGGCGTACCAAGCGATATCGCGGGCGCAGTGCTCTTCCTAGCAAGTGATGATGCCCGCTACATAACGGGGCAGGTCCTGCTCGTGGATGGCGGCCGAGTTGATTACCTAACACACGGTGTGTGA
- the sfsA gene encoding DNA/RNA nuclease SfsA — protein MLGYYLGEPDVQGVFVRRVNRFLGIGVVNGEEVPIHIHDPGRLTELLRPGVRFYAKVKDTGKTRYYLVAVDLGRELVLVNSAIHNHIVKWLITNNYILPGYEVLRTEPRFGNGRLDLLLRSPGGSEAMVEVKGVTLERGGCALFPDAPTKRGARHMEELVKALEAGYEAYVVFLILRDNTVCFAPNKEVDPHFARAFAYAVGRGVRALAFKMRLDRDWYLRPVGLIDIMV, from the coding sequence ATGTTGGGTTATTACCTCGGCGAACCAGATGTTCAGGGAGTGTTCGTGAGGAGGGTTAATAGATTTTTGGGAATTGGCGTTGTGAATGGTGAGGAGGTGCCCATACATATTCATGACCCTGGCAGGCTAACAGAACTGCTAAGACCTGGTGTTCGGTTCTACGCTAAGGTTAAGGACACAGGTAAGACTAGGTATTACCTGGTGGCTGTGGACCTGGGCCGTGAGTTGGTTCTTGTTAACTCGGCGATTCATAATCACATTGTTAAGTGGCTCATAACCAATAACTACATACTCCCAGGTTACGAGGTACTAAGGACCGAGCCCAGGTTCGGTAATGGCAGGCTCGACCTACTATTGAGGAGTCCTGGGGGTTCTGAGGCTATGGTTGAGGTTAAGGGGGTAACGCTGGAGAGAGGGGGTTGCGCGTTATTTCCCGACGCACCCACCAAGAGAGGAGCAAGGCACATGGAGGAGTTGGTGAAAGCTCTGGAGGCTGGTTATGAGGCATACGTGGTGTTCCTAATACTGAGAGATAACACCGTATGCTTCGCGCCAAATAAGGAGGTGGATCCGCACTTCGCGAGGGCATTCGCGTACGCCGTGGGTAGGGGCGTTAGGGCTTTGGCATTTAAGATGAGGTTAGACAGGGATTGGTACCTTAGGCCTGTGGGTTTAATAGATATTATGGTTTAG